From Slackia heliotrinireducens DSM 20476:
TCCAAACATTCTTTATTCGCACTCTGAGACAAGGACTGAAACCATGCCGCGCAAACAGATCACCTACAGCAGCAGGCCAAATCATCGTGCCCGTATGGTGCATGCCCAAGGTGAGAAACAGTTCAGAACCTACGACACCTCCCATATCCGTCCGCGCCGCAGCAAGGTGCCGGTCATCGTGGCCGCCGTCATCGGCGTCCTTATCCTGGTTCTGGCGGGTTTGCTTCTGACGAATTTCGTGAAGGGCTGTTCTTCGGATGCCAATGAAAACATCGGCGAGACGGTCATCGTTTCCGAAGGCACCCAGGTCACCATCCCCGAAGGTGCGACCGCAAAAGACGTCGCCGCAGTTCTCGCCGATGCGGGTCTGATCGACGACCAGAAGGCCTTCGTCAAGCGCGCCGCCGCATTGGGTGCGGACGCCCAGTTCCAGGCCGGCACATACACCTTCTCCGAAGGCATGACCATGGACCAGGTCATCAACGCCATCGCCACGGGCGACACCGGGGTGCTCACCCTTACGGTGCCCGAGGGCTGGACCAATGCGCGCATCGCCACTGCCGTGGAGGAGTCGAGCAAGGGTGCCATTACCGCCGAAGACTTCGCAGCCCAGGCGCTTGCTTCCAACTATGTGGAGGACTATCCCTTCGTCGAGGGCGCCTACGAGGATTCCCTGGAAGGGTTCCTGTTCCCGAAGACCTATAACATCGAGCCTGGCGACACGGCCGATACGCTTATCCGCAAGATGCTCGACCAGTACGCCGCAGAGGTCGAGGTGCTGGATTACACCTATCCTGAAAGCCAGGGGCTGACCGCCTATGACGTGCTCATTCTGGCTTCCATCATCGAGAAAGAGGCGCTGCCTGGCGAAGACTTCCCCACGGAACGCGAGGACGTTGCTTCGGTCTTCTACAACCGCATGGCCGAGGAGATGCCGCTTCAGTCCGACGCAACCATGGGCTATGTCACCGGTGGTGAAGTGACCGCCGCCGACCTGGAGACGGAAAGCCCGTACAACACGTACCTGAACGACGGTCTGTGCCCCGGTCCCATCTGCAATCCTTCCATCGCGTCGCTGCAGGCTGCCTGCAATCCCTCGACCACCGATTACCTGTACTTCTTCATCGTAGATGAGGACGGGTACGTGGACCACACCTTCTCGACGACACTCGAAGATCATCAGGCTGCCATCGACCGCTACACCAACAGGTAGCGCCCGACCATGGCCCTTTTGCGACCTGACCGGTACTTCACCAGGGTATCTCTCATAGACCCGCAAGCCGACCTGCTCGACCGGGGCATTCGCTTCGTGCTGCTCGACATGGACAACACGCTTTTGCCCCGTGACACCCACGAGGTGCCGTCGGACATCCTCGCTTGGCTGGCTGATTTGTCGAAGTGCGGCGTCGGTGCTCTGATTCTGTCGAACAACTGGCATGAGAGTCCCTTCGAATGGGGGAGGCGCCTGGGTCTGCCCGTGGTGGCGAAGGCCTGCAAGCCGCTGCCCATCGCCTATGGGCGCGCGCTCCGCACTTTAGGGGCCACGCGCGCCGAGACCGTCTGCATCGGCGACCAGCTGATGACCGATATCTGGGGCGGGCACTTTGCCGGGTTCGCGTCGTATCTGGTCGATCCCCTGACGACGGTGGACCTCAAGCACACCTTGGTCCTACGTAAATTGGAGCGCAAAATCATCGGTGGCATGCCGCCTGAGAAGTAGTTGCTGCAATCCCCGTTCGATTCGCGGAATTTGCTGCATACATGGTGCAGCATGAGCGTATGCATCCCATGCCGGCGTGCTACAATCGTGTGCAGACCACGAACAACGGAGAAGGCATGCATCACGCAATCACAGTCAGCGAAGACGGCCGTCATGCGACCGTCGTAATCGAGGGTGTCCCGGCGGGGCTCCTCGTGCGCGTCGACGACCTCGAATACGACTTGGGGCGCGGTGCAGGCGCCTACGGCATGACCGACGCCGCCCATCCGGTTCCGTATGCACAGTTTATCGGCGGGTTGCGAAACTGCCGCACGACAGGCGCTCCTGTGGCGGTTCTGCTCGAGTTCGACGAGCCGGTGATCGACGTGGCCGACGAACGGGCGGTGGTCGGGCGCAGCGGCTCGCCGGATCTGTTCGGCGCGTTGAAAATCGGCAGCGACGACTGCCGAGACGTGTCCCTTCCCATGTCCGCAGCGCGGCTGATGGGTTCCATCGCAGCGGCCTCGATTGCCCGCGAGTTTCTGGCTGTGCTGGGCGTGGACATTCAGTCCTACGTGACTTCTATCGGGTCGGCGTCGCTTCGTGAGGAAGAGCCCATGGTCGTTGCGGCCTTGTACGAACCCCTCAGTATAGAAACCTCCGGCGTGCGCTGCCCTGTGGCGCAGGCGTCTCGACTGATGGAGGCCGAAATCGATGCGGCCCGCGAGTCGGGCGACACGCTCGGCGGCACCTTCCGTATTGTGGCGACGGGCTTGGTCGCAGGCTTGGGCTCGTATCTGGATGCATCCGGCAACCTGGGGTCGCGGCTTGCTGCGGCGGTCATGTCCGTGCCGGGCGTGTACGGGGTCCAGCTCGGTCTGGGGTTCTTGGCTGCAAGCATGAAGGGCTCCCAGGTCCGCACGGCCCTGTCCTGCGTGCGAGGCCGCGGGTTCGCATACGAGACGAACTCGACGGGCGGCATCGAGGACGGCATCACGTCGGGGGCCCCGCTCATCATCGGCGGTGCGGTGCTGCCGCCAGCCGCGATGGAAGACGCGCCCGCAACGGTAAGCATGTCGACGCTGGAGCCGACGGCTTCCCTCGACGAGTGCGTCGAGGTGTGCTCGGCTCCCCATACGGCTGTGGTTGCCGAGGCCGAAGCGGCCTTGGTTCTGGCTAACGCCTATCTGGATAAATTCGGACGGGACTCCATGAAGGATGTCCATGCGGCGCTCGACGCCTACAAAGAGCGCATCAAGATTGCGACCAGGTGATGGCGTTGGCAGAGCTTCGCGACAACGTATTCCTCATCGGCATCATGGGGGCCGGCAAGACCACGGTGGCCCGGCGCCTGGCCCGCGACATGCATGTGGCGGCCATCGACGTGGACGCCTTCATGCGCCGTTCCTACGGGAAGGACGCCACCCGCATCTATAAGGAAGTGGGGGAGCGTCGCTTTCGGGAAATAGAGATCGAGATGCTCAAATGCTGTGCCGACCTGGGGCCGGCCATCATCTCCTGCAGCGAGGGCGTTGTTGCCACCGAGGAGGGGCGCCGCGTGCTGGCCGAGCGGGGCTTCGCCGTACTGCTCGAAACCACCTGCGACGGCGCACTGGACCGCATCCGCAGCCTGCGCACCCGGCCGCTTCTAGCCACGGGAACCGATGCCGAAGAGGTTGCCGCAGAACGGAAACCCCAGCTTGAGGCGTCGGCCCAGGCGACGGTGGACGTGTTCGACAAGAGCACAGGCCTGGTGGCCCGCAACATTGAACAGATGCTTAAAGACGAAGGCATATTCAAAGAATAATGCGGCTCGTCCGCTTCCGGCGTCCGTTTGACGCCACGTTTGAAAGGAATACCATGAATCGACTCGAACGCATGCGTGCGCGCATGGAACAGGACGGCTGGAAGGACTTCTACGTCCGCGACATTTCCAGTGTGAAATGGCTGACGGGATTTGAAGGCGTCTTCGATTCCGAGGCCGCCCATCTGGCCTTCGTCACCCCGAATTCCGCCATCCTGCATACGGATTCCCGCTACTCCGATGCGGCCGTTGCAGCCGCCGAGGGCACCGACTGGACCGTCGACGATACTCGTGCCACGCACGCGAAGTGGGTGGCGGACGCCTTCGCAGCCCACCATGAGCAGGCGGGCACGCAGTCCGGTCGGGGCATCTGCGGATTCGCTATCGAGGATTCCCTGAGCATCAAGGAGTACCGGGCGTTGGAATCCGCCTTTGCCGAAAAGGCTTGGAGTCCGCGTTTGGTGGAGACCGATCAGGTGGTGGTGAAGCTTCGCGCCTGCAAGGACGAGGCCGAGATCGAACGTCTGCGTGCCGCGCAGGCCATAACCGATGCGGCCTTCGAGCACATAATCGGGTTCATGCGCGAAGGCATGACCGAGCGCGAGGTGCAATTCGAGCTTGAGCAGACCATGCGCAAGATGGGTGCGGAGGACCTGGCGTTCTCGTCGATCATCGCGTCGGGCGCCAACGGGGCCTCGCCGCACAGCATCCCAGGCGACAAGCGTCTGGAGGCAGGCGATCTGGTCGTCATGGACTTCGGGGCCAAGGCCAAAGGATACTGCTCGGACATGACCCGTACGGTTGCCATCGGATACGTGAGCGACGAGGCGAAGGCCGTGGTGGACGCCGTTCGCAAGGCGAACGAGACCGTGGAGGCCATGCTCAAGCCTGGCGTGACGGGCAAGGCCGCCCACGAACTGGCGGAATACGTGCTGGCGCAGCACGGGTTCGCCGGTAAGATGGGCCACGGCCTGGGCCATGGCGTGGGCATCGACATCCATGAGCTGCCGGTGCTTTCGCCCCGCAACGAGGCGCCGCTTGAGGTCGGAAACGTCGTGACCGTGGAGCCTGGTGTGTATCTGAGCGGCAAGATGGGGTGTCGTCTCGAGGACTTCGGAATCATAACTCCTGATGGTTTTGAGGTGTTTACGCAATCCACGCACGAACTCGTTATAATTTAGCAGTTATGTGTAAGAAGCTGGGCGCCTCAGGGGTCTGGCGGCCTGGCAAAAATAGGAGGTTTTCTGTGGCAACTATCTCTACCACCGATTTCAAGACCGGCATGTGCATCCTGTACAAGAACAAGAAGTGCACCGTCATCGAGTATCAGCACGTCAAGCCTGGCAAGGGCCCTGCTTTCGTGCGTATGAAGGTTCGCGACCTGTCCACCGGCCGCGTGCTGACCGACACCGTCCGCCCCGAGACCAAGTTCGAAACCGTCATGCTGCAGCAGCAGAAGATGCAGTACCTGTACAACGACGGCACTGACTTCTACTTCATGGATCCCGACACCTACGAGCAGGTTTCCCTGGAAGCCGATCACGTGGGCGAGACCGCTCAGTGGCTGAAGGAGAACGACGAGGTCACCCTGTCCTACGCCGACGGCGAGCTCATGGGCGTCGAGCCCCAGATGTTCGTCGAGCTTGAGGTCACCATGACCGAGCCCGGCTTCAAG
This genomic window contains:
- the mltG gene encoding endolytic transglycosylase MltG, which codes for MPRKQITYSSRPNHRARMVHAQGEKQFRTYDTSHIRPRRSKVPVIVAAVIGVLILVLAGLLLTNFVKGCSSDANENIGETVIVSEGTQVTIPEGATAKDVAAVLADAGLIDDQKAFVKRAAALGADAQFQAGTYTFSEGMTMDQVINAIATGDTGVLTLTVPEGWTNARIATAVEESSKGAITAEDFAAQALASNYVEDYPFVEGAYEDSLEGFLFPKTYNIEPGDTADTLIRKMLDQYAAEVEVLDYTYPESQGLTAYDVLILASIIEKEALPGEDFPTEREDVASVFYNRMAEEMPLQSDATMGYVTGGEVTAADLETESPYNTYLNDGLCPGPICNPSIASLQAACNPSTTDYLYFFIVDEDGYVDHTFSTTLEDHQAAIDRYTNR
- a CDS encoding YqeG family HAD IIIA-type phosphatase — translated: MALLRPDRYFTRVSLIDPQADLLDRGIRFVLLDMDNTLLPRDTHEVPSDILAWLADLSKCGVGALILSNNWHESPFEWGRRLGLPVVAKACKPLPIAYGRALRTLGATRAETVCIGDQLMTDIWGGHFAGFASYLVDPLTTVDLKHTLVLRKLERKIIGGMPPEK
- a CDS encoding chorismate synthase, with product MHHAITVSEDGRHATVVIEGVPAGLLVRVDDLEYDLGRGAGAYGMTDAAHPVPYAQFIGGLRNCRTTGAPVAVLLEFDEPVIDVADERAVVGRSGSPDLFGALKIGSDDCRDVSLPMSAARLMGSIAAASIAREFLAVLGVDIQSYVTSIGSASLREEEPMVVAALYEPLSIETSGVRCPVAQASRLMEAEIDAARESGDTLGGTFRIVATGLVAGLGSYLDASGNLGSRLAAAVMSVPGVYGVQLGLGFLAASMKGSQVRTALSCVRGRGFAYETNSTGGIEDGITSGAPLIIGGAVLPPAAMEDAPATVSMSTLEPTASLDECVEVCSAPHTAVVAEAEAALVLANAYLDKFGRDSMKDVHAALDAYKERIKIATR
- a CDS encoding shikimate kinase; this translates as MALAELRDNVFLIGIMGAGKTTVARRLARDMHVAAIDVDAFMRRSYGKDATRIYKEVGERRFREIEIEMLKCCADLGPAIISCSEGVVATEEGRRVLAERGFAVLLETTCDGALDRIRSLRTRPLLATGTDAEEVAAERKPQLEASAQATVDVFDKSTGLVARNIEQMLKDEGIFKE
- a CDS encoding M24 family metallopeptidase, encoding MNRLERMRARMEQDGWKDFYVRDISSVKWLTGFEGVFDSEAAHLAFVTPNSAILHTDSRYSDAAVAAAEGTDWTVDDTRATHAKWVADAFAAHHEQAGTQSGRGICGFAIEDSLSIKEYRALESAFAEKAWSPRLVETDQVVVKLRACKDEAEIERLRAAQAITDAAFEHIIGFMREGMTEREVQFELEQTMRKMGAEDLAFSSIIASGANGASPHSIPGDKRLEAGDLVVMDFGAKAKGYCSDMTRTVAIGYVSDEAKAVVDAVRKANETVEAMLKPGVTGKAAHELAEYVLAQHGFAGKMGHGLGHGVGIDIHELPVLSPRNEAPLEVGNVVTVEPGVYLSGKMGCRLEDFGIITPDGFEVFTQSTHELVII
- the efp gene encoding elongation factor P, producing the protein MATISTTDFKTGMCILYKNKKCTVIEYQHVKPGKGPAFVRMKVRDLSTGRVLTDTVRPETKFETVMLQQQKMQYLYNDGTDFYFMDPDTYEQVSLEADHVGETAQWLKENDEVTLSYADGELMGVEPQMFVELEVTMTEPGFKGDTVQGSTKPATLETGAEVKVPMYIEIGERVQIDTRDGRFVKRV